The Triplophysa dalaica isolate WHDGS20190420 chromosome 18, ASM1584641v1, whole genome shotgun sequence genome includes the window AAGCAGCTTTTACGCGGAGGCCTCTGCGTCATCCGGCCCGAAGCAAACTTCTGCAGTCAAACCTCCTTATTCATACATCGCTCTCATAACCATGGCCATCCTCCAAAATCCGATGAAGAAACTGACTCTCAGCGGCATCTGCGACTTCATCAGCAACAAGTTTCCATACTACAAGGAGAAATTCCCAGCTTGGCAGAACTCCATAAGGCACAACTTGTCTCTGAACGACTGCTTTATCAAAATCCCGAGAGAGCCTGGCAACCCGGGTAAAGGGAACTACTGGTCCCTCGATCCTGCGTCCGAGGACATGTTTGACAACGGCAGTTTTCTGCGCAGGAGAAAAAGATTCAAAAGAAACCAACCGGAGTTCACCAAAGATGGCCTAATGCTTTACCACCCAACGTTAAGTTATCGACCATATGGGCGACCTTACTGCGTTTCTGGGCCAGTTCCAGCCCATGCTAATCCTATTGGATATTTGCCAATGCCCGATGGCATCATGGTGCCACCTCCATATTTTCAATATCAGACTCTTAATATTAAAGTCCAAGAATCTCCAGAAATTCCGCACCGGTCTGAACGCAAGACGCAGAAGTGTTCGTTCAGCATTGACAGCATCATGGCCAAATCAACAGTTTCTCACATCAAAAACTCTCCTCGTCACCTCCCAACTGACTACAGTTATGTGTTTCCAAGACCAACATCTTGTGTTGCTCCAAGTTTGTTACCTGTGCCAAGGACTCCCATGCTGAAAACAGTTTCCTTCACAGACACATTGAGAATGGTATATCCACATTGTTGAACTGTTGTTATCGCTGTCTATCATATTTTTAGTATGATAATGCCGTTGTAAATTGCTCTtatagttttaatgtaaataaataaatggtaaTATATTTGTCAGAGAAATTGTCTGAAATGCTTCAATGGATGTATTCAAATGtctgtttaaaataaaccacCATTGTCGAGTGTAAATTACGCGTTCTctttattttctaattttctGCTAGTGGAGTTTTGTACAGTTTATACGTCTACTTCTGTCCTATCTATAAATGATCCGATTAcgataataaaacaaataatgttgttGATTAACCCAAATCAGATTTCAAACCATATGTTGGTAACCCTTTATTTCTTAATACgatttaatgcattagctaaaaagGAAACTAACGAGTAGCGTTTATTAATCCTAATGCCAAAACATCTGAAGACTTTATGCAAAAAAGGCAAAAGCCTCCAAGTGCCGTCTGACACTTttcttcacattttttatcaggctcggatgtttatataaaatgttatttcgTTTTCATTGCCATCAAAGTGAAAACTCGAACCTAAACATAGAAGCCTGATATAAAAACGCTACTTTTAGAAGAAGTTTTCGAATGGCATTTTGAGGCTTTTGCATTTGAAGTCTTCATTTGTTCAAGTTAGTTCATTGTGCTTTAACTACTGTTAACAGTTAAAACTtagcttttaaaaatatttgtattgctGAAATTCACAATTGCTGTAATAGTtcgttaatatatatatatatatagacacaCTCTAAGcaccacatactgtatacattactaaaataaatgcttaaGAAAGAATATGAAGGAAAGCATAAagacaagttattgttattcaaatgaatatcacattaatcggccAATCTGAtcatttataacataaaaagcgataacaacagccacaaatcaatataataaatgtgacaatcaacccctaaaaagggcctagcaacgccactgctACAAACGTATAGTAAAgcgttatattaatattttatagatACAGATAAAGGCAAAATTAGCTGAATCATTTGAGTTGTTGATCTTCTGGTGAGTACCAGGTTCATTTCTGGCCaatataaaatagttaaaaacttttttaaagatgttgtgttcatattataatgtatttatgctGTGCATTTCAGTAGCATCGGTTAACAACTATTTTCAATTTAGCTTTAGACCTACTGTCATTAAATTTGAAGCATCTCTACTACAGTCTTAAAAACAAAGGTCCTTacaaggttcttcacagcagtGCCAtcgaagaaccatttttggctcCAGAGAACCATTCAGCGAAAGGTTCTTTGGAGAACCACCTCAAACCTTTGTGAAACAGAAACGGTtatttaaaggttctttatggaaccaaacgGTTCTTCAATCTACGGCATCCAATAACCCTTTGAAACACCTTTTTTGAGAGTGTTAATGTCCACAAGAGGGAGACTGATGCTCGTAAAATCAGTGACAATTTCCTTTCCTCCAAAATGCAGTAGCCCACCTCCTGAATTGCATGGGCttctattataattttattaatatcatcacaacaaaataaatgtaatgtgtaaaatgAATAATGCTTTTACATAGACGTATCTTATACGCCtaatttatttcacaaattgGTATTTGAAAATGTCTACCCTTGGACTATTCTACATATTTAATGCCGTGAAGTTCCTTGAGAGATTCGATCACTTTTACGTCAGGTGAGAGGTGCACCTTTGCGCTTCAAGAGTCAATGCGCCACGGACAGTAGAGGCGTCTGATTACGCAGCAGCGCAGCGGCACTTTTCGTTCCACCACATCATGAGCTATTTTTGGAAAGAGCGTTAGCTGATTAGTTCTGTAAAGCTAAATGTGCGGGTGACAGCTTGGTAAACGGGTGTTGGTGGTCGTAATTCAATATCTTGGactatttctttaacatttacatcCACTGTTCTATATATTTTGGTCTCTTTACCACGGTCCGTCCCGGTGCGATGAGAAGACAGCTGTCTAGTTTTCCAAAGAAGCGTCACTGGACGCGTCTCAATAATCCACTCTTTCACTGAGGCGCACTGCGCTGTGGCGCACCCTTCACTCTGCTTCTGTATCGGCAAGTTTGAGAATCCAATGCCCCGTTACTTTTAAAGGTAGGCCTATTTACAACACTTTATATCGCACCTCATTCTTTATTCCGACAAGTGTGGACAATTTTGTCAACAATAAGAAGACCATCCTCAGACGCCCACCGGAGGGTTTCAGAAGATCATGGAGACTAATCCAATACCCATTTTGACTATTCAAACTACCCCTTTCGATGACCAAAGACCAGGATCAAACGGGCTACGAAAGAAGACAGCGATTTTTGAAAGTAAAAAGAACTATCTCCAAAACTACATCCAAAGTGTCTTGTCTTCTATCGACTTGAGGGACCGTCAAGGATGCACCATGGTCGTGGGCAACGATGGAAGATACTTCAGCCGAACTGCGACAGAAGTCATCGTACAAATGGCAGCTGCCAACGGGGTAATATGTCTTAAAGTGTATTTTCGTTACAGTGAATCTTTAATAAAGAGACTTTATAGATAATCTGATCTATACATTAAAGATTATAAAATAGATGCGTTAGGAACTAACTGAAAtggattcatttaaatacagttgttCACGTCTTGGCTACAATTCCTCATGTTTGTTTAGAGATAAGTTTATTCAGATTTGGTAAAACAGTGCTAGATTTACAGTGTGATATTTCTTATTTACGGTGGTAAAGGACCTAACAAAGTTCATATCTAGATTTTTGGAAAGGAAATTGATTGTTGCATATTGAGACACGGTTAAAGaaagaaactaaaaaaaacCAAGTATCTTTTATGGCTCAGCCAAATACCCTATCTGTTGTGCCATCCCTCCCCTTCACCTTCTTCCTGCATGTTCTCTGCTTCCCTTGTTTTGACCCCCAGGGTGCACATAACCAAGGGGAAACCCAGGACACATGGGCCACAAgccaaaatagtttttctatCAACTCTTCAACAGCCttcatacagtattttattgttcttttaatGTACGTTGGTTCATTTTGAGCAAATTGtcttaatttatgtttttaattaatttccTCTGGATTTATCATTAGTTGCAACCACATGATTCCTCCACAGTGTCTCCTGCATTGTATAAATGTTGTTCTTTCATACAAACTCAGTAGCTGGATACACAGAGCCTGTGATTTCCACAGCAGTGTGTatccaaaaccaacaccttatATGGATAATCTTTGCTGGTGAATACGGttcacacacactgagacatACAAGTAAAAACAATAGGAGTGCAATGCGATGCATCAAATAAATCCGGTGTTTAATTACAATATGAGTCGAACATAAGCGTAATGATAAAAGCCTGGAGGGATAGTGCACTTGGTCATCTTTTTAAATGCTTGAGTGAGAGATGCCAAATAACTCACTATTAATAGAAAGTGCCTGATCTTGTAAAGCTTAATGAGTCACAAAGTTGCTGAGATGTCCAGGCTGCTGATTTGAAGTCAGGGAGTAGAAACATTGAAACAAGCAGGGCACGTCAATAATCCGAACAATGTTTAATGAGGATCTAATTCATGACAGCGGGAATGTCAAGTCCACATTAAACATGTAGCTATTGTTTATGTATATCTTCCACAAGGGAAAAGAAGTCGGTTTCATTTGTAAGCTTGTTACTGCCAAAGGAATGAGCTACTAGGTATAGTTGTCAATCTGGTATGCAGTGTTAGCTCTGTTTGGCGCCTCTGAAGGTTGCAGATTTAACCCACCTCAGATGCAACAATGTTATGATAACCCCAAACAATGCAGGGCAAGGTCTGAAATCTAAGAAAGTTTTTGAATATTTGAtgaatatatttcataaaagttGTGCCACAATACAATATCCATGAATTTGAAACCATGATTATCGatattgtattaatataaatgttgcaaatTAATTACAATAATATTTCAATAGATATTGTGATAGTATTGTCATTGTGAATACTTATGCCCATGGTACCTATCTActgaaattatattatattatattatattatattatattatattatattatattatattatattatattatattatattatattatattatattatattatattatattatattatattatattatctgttttcagtattttattcatttcttctAGTGTATTATACTTTACATTACTTAATTTTGCTTAATTATATTCTAcgctatttttcttttattgtttcatacattttttatttaatttttgtattaCTTTCGCAccaaattaaatgaacattattgGTTCCAGATCAACAAACAAAtttcaaaaggaaaaaagaGTTTCACAAATCCATCTATTTCAGATAGGACGTCTGGTCATTGGACACAACGGGATTCTGTCCACCCCAGCTGTCTCCTGCATCATCAGGAAGATAAAAGCCATAGGTGGGATTGTCCTCACAGCAAGCCACAGTCCAGGAGGCCCAGGAGGAGACTTCGGCATCAAATTCAATGTGGCCAACGGAGGTGAGAACATTGTTGCACAGCAGTACCCAGCATTCAATCCTTTAGAGGATGATAATGATAACACGGTTCTTAAAATATGCAATCATCATGTCACATCAGCCTTAAAGGGAATGGCCATTCCTAGAGTCACCAGTCATGACCACTCCGCTTAACATCACCTTGGTGGAAGCTGCCTTGAAAATCTATTTATAGAAAAGAAAACTGTACAATGTGACAGAACATGAAATTTCTCGCTGTTATCAGGACCTTCTCCTGACACCGTGATGGAGAGGATTCATCAAGTGAGTCGCACGCTAGAGGAATACGCCATCTGTCCTGACCTGCACATCGACCTGTCCCGCCTTGGCCGCCATGACTTTGATTTGGAGAACAAGTTTAAGCCCTTCAGAGGTGCTcaatataaacataatttacttcTTCCAAAGCGTCACATTTACAGTCTAAGTGTAAAACTGTTCTTATTGTGTTTTCAGTTGAAATTGTGGATTCTGTGGAGATTTATCTAAACATGCTGCGTGGGATTTTTGATTTTGGGGCCATCAAAAGTTTGCTAACAGGCCCAGAGCAGCTTAAAATTCGGATAGATGCTATGAATGGAGGTAAGATCTTTCGGCTTACATCAAAATGTTCTTTTGCAGACTTTCACAGTTATCTTAATGTAGATCTTCTCTTTCAGTCATGGGGCCCTATGTCAGAAAAATCCTATGTGACGAGCTTGGGGCTCCAGCTAACTCTGCTGTTAACTGTGTCCCACTGGAGGACTTTGGAGGCCAGCATCCCAACCCTAACCCAGCTTTTGCCGGACCGCTGGTGGACTCTATGAAAGGGGGAGAGTTTGGCTTTGGTGCTGCTTTTGATGCAGATGGGGTGCTTATCTCTAATCATATGACAATTATTCGTAATTGCTTTAATGGcacgaaaacacacacacaaaagattaTCGTTTTTTAATATGTCTCAGGAGACTATAAGAATCTTATCCAAAGCTGCTAAGCCATCCAATCAAAATTACTGTAGAACATTGCTTGTATAAGGATCAAAACATATAGAAGGGTAACCATGTACCGCACAAATGAACAACATTTGAGCAGATTTTGACTCGTGTTTAGAATAATGTCTGTAATTTTAGCCTGAACATTACTGGTTGTTATTGTGTTATCAGGATCGTTATATGATTATGGGTCGAAATGGATTCTTCGTGAGCCCATCAGATTCCCTGGCAGTGATGGCTGCAAACCTTTCCTGCATCCCTTACTTCAGTCAGAGAGGGGTACGGGGATTCGCTCGCAGTATGCCAACCAGCATGGCCATTGACAGGTAACACACTAAAACACTGGTAAAGAATCTTGTAGGAAAGCAGAAAAAGACTAGTAACGCTTTTTAGAAATGTGGGAGATTTTAATAGGACTCTCGTAACTCACTGTCTTACCATGAAGGATTCTGCAGCTCTTCAGAACTGTTCAAAGAACAGCCAGTCAGCTCTTAAAATAATAGATAAGCTGATGATCAAGGAGAAAATCCTCCCTCAGACCTTTTAAACATCTTGGTGAGTCATCCTCTCCAATTTAAGGTACTGAACACTGAAAGCATTAGCCATGGACTGGGCGTTATGGCGCGGAGACTCACTCCCTAAGAATAACAGTGTTGGCTCAACCCAGTGTTCACCCCACTAAAAATAACTTTCAGGGTTCATCATGCTAAAGACCTGCCTGCTTTGAGACAGGTTCTTGTACTACTTTCGTTTTGTGAAACTTGTGAATAGTGCCGCTCAAAAAGTTAGATGATGTTATATGATAAATACTTTCTCATATACTAGTATAATATCTATAGACTGAATGAGAGGACATGTGTTAATTCTGGCGGTCAAACAGGAAGTGAGGTTATTCAAAGCTGCCCACTCACTGAAACACCCATATTTGTGTCATTACACACAGATCCATAAATTTTCTCCCGTCAATATATAGTTTTAGTGTGGTGACTCATTACTCAGTTCTTGGAGGTTTTGCAAGGTCAATGTAATGTTGGTGACACACTGCCAGAGAGAATTAAACTACTGGTGTGACTAAGATAAAGAAACCGGGGTTAAGTGTGGATTTGGCCTGGAGCTGTGCTTTATGATGTACAGTCAAAGCTGAGGATAGATAGTCTCATGTTTTCCATTCTGTGAAATAGTAGATGTTTAGGAATGTCCTGAACAGTTCATGTTCTACGATGTTCTTATTCAAATTGTCCAAGTTTAACTTAGGGCTAttatctttctgtctctttctaaATGTTCAAGGATGTTGGGTAATGGCTCTATACATGGGAGTAATTCCCAAtcacaatagaaaaaaaataatagagGCGGAAAGGGAACAAGCCTCGTTTCAATAGCTTTTGAAAAATGCTTTCCAATGTCAACACATTCTAGCATTATGGATAAAGTCCTTGAAAGATGAATTttcccagaaatgaaaattttgtcatcgtttactcgaCCCTGTGTCAGCCCATTTcaattttctttcttccatgAAACAGGAGATGTGGAGGAAAGCGGATGGtgatttataactttataaagaAGGTCTGCATGACTTATGTGCTATGGCAATTCGTAAACATTTAACAATGTGTATGCATTTTTATGATATCATTCATACATTGTAGTATGATTGGTgttcattaaaggaacagttcacccaaaattctgtcttcatttacttcccgccaagttgttccaaatatgtatacatttctttgttatgataaacacagagaaaggtatacaaggaatgcttgtaacctaaaagttcttgtccaccattgactaacataatTATTgggttgaacacaaataagatattttgaagaatttaggaaagcaaacagttctggggcacttttgactaccattgtcatttttcttactatgctggtcaatagtggccaagaactgttggttacaagcattcttccaaatacctcactctgtgttcatcagaacaaatagaTTCATGTAgaattattcagatttggaacaactcgtggttgagtaaatgatgacataattctatatttttgggtgaactgtcctttttaGAGTTTAAATCATCATCACTTTCACTGTATGAGAAACAACAATTCTGTCGTTGTTGGTAATTCAGttgtgtgtttcacagaaaaaaaacattcggGGTTGAACTTCACATGCGCGAGTCCACTCAATATAGTTTGTTCTGAAGTGTGAAGGTCTCTGGAGATTTGAGTCGTTGGGGCGAGGCGCCTCTGCTGCTGTAAACCTTTTTAGGCGACGAGCGAGTTCTAGACCGTGCCTGTTTACATTATGAAACTCTcagaagtgtgtgtttgtgacctGGCAGAGAACTGACTGATCTGTTCAATCCCGCATGCGTAGGTCTGGTGTGTGCGCACTGAGTCTCGTGTGACTGTGTTTAGGGATGTAAGGATGGAGACTGAGAGGAAACATCTGCCTTGTTTTCTACACGTGGGAGGGGAGTGTGCCAATGTGACCATGCACTGAGGATGAACTGTTCAGAGACATGTTGTTATCATACACAGGAGAATTCAGTACAATAGTCACAAACCATAACTGTTACCATCACATATTTTCAACCCATCTCAAATAACATGCATCTGTGACGCGAAGTATGATCAATTATGTGGTCGGTTTGATTGACCAAACATGTACTTTTTTACTTTCGTGTTCTTGAAGTCCATGATTTGTTCAGCCTGTGTCTGAGTGTAAAGCTAGATTTGACTTTATAAAGTCATCAAGCCCCTAAACTGTTTATGTTTCAATTGTGCAATTTCAAGCTCCGCTGGTATTCAAAGACTcacttaaaatatttgattttaggAATTTGACTGGAAACTTAAACCGCCCGTCAACTCAAGCCTACGTGGCTGCCAACCGATAATTGGGTTTCATTGCCAGGCTGTGGTTAGGAACAGCTGCTTCTGACTTTAAAATCCAGCAAGGCGTGTTATGCATCTTTTCATGTTCGACACACAGAATTGTTCACTTAAatgcaacacaaaatgtttcaGATTCTGAGTTAGGCGAGGTGTTGCTTGTGTTGGCCACTAACATGAGAATAAATCATCAAAACCAGTGGAAGGGGGTCAGAGATTCCAGTTTGCTGTCCGTTTGCCAGGTTTTCGTTTCTACTTTACGTCCCTGGAGtgaataacatttgttttcccATATTTAGTAATTCCACCCACGAGTAAACAGCTGCATCTCAAGCCTTTCATTCCACTCTTATTTGTCTCTTCATCTGATGGGATCTCGGCAACTCATTACCCATAATGCTAAATTGCAGTCTGAAAATAGTTGTGTATAGACACACACCCAAGATCAACAAACAGGGGGCTTATagtcacttttcttgttttcgacgtgtttttctttttcaagggCATTTTCGGGCTTTATTTGACAGGATGGTGAAGTAGAGACAGGAAGTGACATGAGATGATAGAGAGGAACTTCTCAAGCTTGTACTTGAACTTGATTCGCACCATAATGCTACAGTGTGATAGTAAGtcataaataagctttccattgatgtatggtttatCAAGATAGGAAAATATTTGTCTGAGACACAACTATTTGAATATCTGGAATCTgagatatttatatatgaatattgaGAAAACCGCCCTTTAAAGTTATCCATCAGAGGCGCTAAAGAGGGGGAAGCATCGAGCAACGTTTTAGACGTGTTTCTGGCCAATTTTGTTCGTCATTTTGCTGCATCACCCAAAAAAATTacgttttgatatatttacgtgagataatttacaaaatatcttcatggaacatgatctttacttaatgtcctaatgatttttgccattaAAGAAAAATTTATTTTGACCCATAGgctacaatgtattgttggctattacTACAAATGTAAACGTGCTACTTatgtctggttttgtggtccagggtcacatatgataaCCATATAAATCTGTGACTGCTCACGGGAGTCTGACAAGCTAAGGAAGTTAAGCAGGTGTGTAGTACATGCAGAAGACTTAAGTACTCTTTACTCCTCCAGCCACATGGCTGAATGTCAAAACAAATGTCAGCCAAACTGTCAGCATGTTTTGGTTCTGCTTTTTGCCTTATAAAGTTAGTGGGATAAGCACACAAAATGTGTAGTTTGATTAATGTAGGACTAGATGTACTACTGAAAATATGTAGGAGTTGTATGGTGGTCTCTTTGCACAGaatttattaaagtgatatCGCTAGATCTATCGTGTTTTAGTCCTTAGAGATCAACATGGATAGTTTCGTGTTTCCCAAGAGTTTAGGAAATACATCACTTTCTTTAACTCTTGATCCAAAATTTGCATTTTTACTTTGCATCGTTTTTTCTCACCTGTCATTTCGTCATTTAGATTAATGTGAGTTGATGTGAATTGATGTTAATGTGAGTTAACCTGTAAATTTAGCAACATGTTTCTGGAGTCAAAAATAATAGCATATTTATCactgcattaaagggatagtttatccagaaataaaatattctgtaatcatttattcacctttatgTCACTTAAAACACATAGGCCTGTATTGCTATTTCTTtgtgtagaacacaaaagaagatattttaagaaattcaaaaggttttgtgtccatatcatgaaagtcaatgggggccattTGGTTTCTtcaatatcttctcttgtgtttcgTAGAAAGAAATTTGGtatcaggtttggaatgacatgacggtgagtaaataataaaataactttatgtTTGGctgcactatccctttaacatgacTGAGCTATGCTAGCTACACAATTTGAGAGATGCTTCGATAAAGAGTTGAAACGGATAGCCGATGACATACAGAGAGAGTTTCTTTCACATCTTGTAAATCTTGTCCAGATAAACCCTCATTGGGCACGCACTAGAGATCTCACGCTTCCTGTTTGTTTGCAGGGTTGCTAAGGCTATGAAGGTAGCGCTGTATGAAACTCCCACAGGCTGGAGATTTTTTGGCAACTTGATGGACTCTGGGAGATGTTCCTTCTGCGGCGAGGAGAGCTTTGGAACAGGTGGGTGGCATCAAAGCCCTAGCACTTCTTCAAGAGgatattaatgtaatttttagttttttttaaagtg containing:
- the foxd5 gene encoding forkhead box protein D5, yielding MTLSKDYQDVRTSISSEEDEIDIVGGNHSDREYFMACKGAKEMGSSDMDHSETESSGESESSFYAEASASSGPKQTSAVKPPYSYIALITMAILQNPMKKLTLSGICDFISNKFPYYKEKFPAWQNSIRHNLSLNDCFIKIPREPGNPGKGNYWSLDPASEDMFDNGSFLRRRKRFKRNQPEFTKDGLMLYHPTLSYRPYGRPYCVSGPVPAHANPIGYLPMPDGIMVPPPYFQYQTLNIKVQESPEIPHRSERKTQKCSFSIDSIMAKSTVSHIKNSPRHLPTDYSYVFPRPTSCVAPSLLPVPRTPMLKTVSFTDTLRMVYPHC
- the pgm5 gene encoding phosphoglucomutase-like protein 5, with amino-acid sequence METNPIPILTIQTTPFDDQRPGSNGLRKKTAIFESKKNYLQNYIQSVLSSIDLRDRQGCTMVVGNDGRYFSRTATEVIVQMAAANGIGRLVIGHNGILSTPAVSCIIRKIKAIGGIVLTASHSPGGPGGDFGIKFNVANGGPSPDTVMERIHQVSRTLEEYAICPDLHIDLSRLGRHDFDLENKFKPFRVEIVDSVEIYLNMLRGIFDFGAIKSLLTGPEQLKIRIDAMNGVMGPYVRKILCDELGAPANSAVNCVPLEDFGGQHPNPNPAFAGPLVDSMKGGEFGFGAAFDADGDRYMIMGRNGFFVSPSDSLAVMAANLSCIPYFSQRGVRGFARSMPTSMAIDRVAKAMKVALYETPTGWRFFGNLMDSGRCSFCGEESFGTGSDHIRDKDGLWSVLMWLSIMAVRKQGVEEIVRDHWAKMGRNYFCRFDYDGVDGRMAYCLMRDLEAVITDKSFTTQKFAVGNNVYIVEKADNFEYIDPVDGSVSRKQGIRIIFTDSSRIIFRLSGSGSGGGATIRIYAESYERDPERHNRETQVVLGSLIAIALKISNIHERTGRRGPNVIT